actgagaaaacattagagaacccttttgcaattatatAAGCACAAAATGCAATCTGACAACTGctccctggttaaaaaaaaatgcaactaatctcagctggtattctgtctataatggagtgcaatggaaatttctaagtgaccccacacttttgaccggtagtgtaaatTGTCAAGCAAACATGTTAGagtcttgtttgttttcttatttcatCAACTCCCATTTCTGTTTCAGCAATCTCTTAATACCAGAGGGGGTGCCTGCAGAGCGACAGTGGGCTCGTTATTACCTGAAGATCTACAAGGCCGAGGGACTCCCTAGAATGAACACCAGCATCATGGCTAACGTCAAAAAGGCCTTCATAGGTGAAAATAAGGACCTGGTTGATCCTTATGTCCTAGTACAGTTTGCTGGGCAGAAAGTGAGTAATAGTATGGATCCTATACATTGCCCCCTGTTTTTGGTAGCTTTCTCTCAGCCGGGTCAAAATATGAATTACAGTGCAACTGCTGAATTAATTTATATCTACAATGTAATGTGTGATTACAGGGGAAAACATCAGTTCAAAAGAGCTGCTATGAGCCTATCTGGAACGAGCAAATTGTTTTCACTGAGATGTTTCCGCCACTATGCAAGCGCATGAAGATCCAGCTCCGGGACTCAGATAAAGTAAACGATGTTGCCATTGGAACACACTTCCTGGACCTTCGGACTATTTCCAATGATGGGGACAAAGGTGATGTACTGTGATCTTTTAAATGCATTTCCTAAAAGTTTACCttcctcatttttttaaatattgttttgacCTGGATAGAAACTACTGGGTGGTGCCTTTTACGATACAAGGAAGCATCCTCCAGGTTGATTGTTATCTTATTTAACTGCAGAAGATTTAGTTTGAATGTGGGTTCTGTTTGAGCAACTTGTATACAGTTGTAAACAATAAGCGCGTCTGTTGACCTTGCAATCAAATATATTCAGTGCATCTGTCAAGTAGTGCTATTCTATCTATAGTtagtaatagtatagtaattATCAGATACAAATTATATTCATCCTTTATCTCTCAGGCTTCCTTCCCACGCTGGGACCTGCCTGGGTAAACATGTACGGCTCCACTCGTACCTACACCCTGATGGACGAGTACCAGGAGTTAAACGAAGGGCTCGGAGAGGGAGTGTCCTTCAGGGCCCGTCTGCTCATCAACCTGGGTGTGGAGATCCTAGATCCCTCCTCGCCTGACATTTCCAACTCCACAGATGTGCAGTTGGAGGGTGTATCCAACATCGCAGAGGTGGGTCCCTGCTTGGATGGGCAGCCATGCAAAGGAAGCCAATTGTTACTCAGTGGGCTGTGGTTGTTGTGAATtattaattgtcttttttttagccCACCAGGTGCATTATTAACATGCTGTTGCATGAATGTGgcttctttttgtttgtggaCAATGCAAGTTACACAGCAAATTCAATTGAGCACAGTGGTATCGTAACCCCGCAAGTACTCAGAGATTCAGTTCTCACTGTTCCGCAGCTTGTATTACAGGGTTGTCAGGACCgctatgtttcttttttcttcactaTGTTTCTTTTGACACCAAAACACACTATTTGTGTTTAAGTGTTAATATTCTGTTTctaactttaatttaattaagaACACTTcattaaatttaatttgaacATTTGAAGAAGTGACAGAGTTTTTCTCACACTAGTTTGTCTATTTCACAGACTGCTACCGGGAAGGTTGAGGAATTTTTCCTCTTTGGGTCTTTCCTGGAGGCCACAATGATTGACAGAAAGATTGGTGATAAGCCCATCAACTTTGAGGTCACAATAGGTATTTTCCATTATCTGTTCTTTTGTCTTAAATTGAATCTTTGGAAACTTAAGCCCATTTTCAGTGTAATGTTTGAGCAGAATTTATTGGGATATCTTCCTAAAATTTCTAGTGCTTAACTGTTATTATGTAAGAGGAGTTCCAAAATGTGAAAGTTGAATAAGGCAGCTTTAGAAATTACCTTAAATTATGAACATTATAGTGTTGTTGCTATATGTCATATGAAAGCAAGCAATTTTAAAGACAAAGTTATCATCAGGATTTGAAGGTGCAGCAACATTTAAGGGTGTGACTACTAACATAGCTGCTGTGTGACAGGTTACTATGGAAACGAGATTGATGGTGCTGCCAGGCCAAACAAGAAGGGGGTGAAAGGGAAAGATGGCGATGAAGAGGAAACTGAGCTGATCCACAACTCCAGTGAGGAGGAGTTGGATGATGACGGGGACCTAACTTCAGTGGCGACTACTCCTCCCATGAAACCCGTCATCACTGACCGGTCAGAGCGAAAACGTCACCATCATAGAGTAACAGTGCAactaacaacaaacaaaaaaaaaaaaatatgcctAAGCTTTTTCttgtattgtgattttaaagtAATTGAAATAGTCCTAAATAGTACTTATCttacaaaacatttaataattgttttttgaaatgtatgTTTGCATATTAGAGTCTTTTCACACAGTTAGGTGCACAGTGTTTCCACACATAGACTAATGTGTGGCGGTGCAccacacaatcaacaccggCCGTCAAACTTTGCGTtttgttattaattttttaacgctatttaaaacatgcagtgtattcgttcagctgcatttcctttccctgctctcctctgtttctctgtcattATGCgtctctacacacacatacacacacagccattCCCCTCCGTGCACACAGCGTGTCTGTTTCCATTAATATGAGAAAAgttcacaaaaacaagttcacgAAAGGTTGGTATCTCGTGAACACCTTTACACACTCAATCTGAATACATTGTTGTCAGTGTGTTAATATTGGAGTCCCCATCCAACCCTTAACAAACAAGCGATTGCACCTGCTTTAGAAAGGTAACTAGTCACAACTTTGCGGTAAAATGCAGTTGGCTTGTTGAGGTCAAAACACTATATGTAGCAGCTGTGAATCAAATACATTTGTTATAAATAGtgttatgtaaatattttgCTCTTACACTGAATGTTTGCTGCTTCAATGCAGATGAGTATTGAATAGTATTTTCCGCGACTGAAATAGGCACATGTCGACCAGTGTAATTagttatgttatttatttgtttacaatattttcaggcTTCAACCAGTGATGCTCAAGCAGAAAGACAGGGTCAGGGAGAGAAAGATATAGATTTGTTAGGCATTGAAGAAAGAGTAGGAGAGGTGGAAAGCATCCAACAGCATGTCTTCCTCAGTTTTTGATACTTGGTTGTTACGAAAACAAttatacaacaaattgctttcgaatctgtgggaaacactgatgcACATCAATTAACATCACAGTTTAACCAACCAGGtggtttattatttgttttttaaaggtctaaccctaacccagggctcggtttacacctatcaccatttctagccactggggaaccataggcaggctgtgggaacgcatattaatgttaaaacacctcataaagtgaaatttccatgccatgggacctttaaagaaatgtatcatTTATATCCTCAGAAACTACTTTCACCTGCCGTATTTTGAGAGGAAGCCGTGTGTCTACATTAAAAGTTGGTGGCAGGACCAAAGAAGGAGGCTGTACAATGCCAACATTATCGACAACATTGCGGATAAACTGGCAAGTCATGCACTCTACCAATTAGTAAATGAGCATAGTATTACAAAAGTTAGAACTcagtatttatttgtgttttggttgttgaACACAGTTTCTGATTTTGAATGAGTTTAAACATCTATTGCTACTACAGGAGGATGGACTGAATGACGTGCAAGAGATCATCAAGACCGAGAAGACCTATCCTGAGCGCAGACTAAGAGGCGTCCTAGAGGAACTCAGCCAGGGTTGTAGGTCTGTAAAAACAAACGTAAAACAAGCAGTTTTGAAGGTTTAGTCCAATTGATTACTTGACTGACTGAGCTCTACTTCTTCAGTCAGTTTCTTTTGCTGGCAAACAAGGACCAAAATTCATCTGGCAGAACCAAACTTGACAGGGAGAGACTGAAACTGTGCATGTCAGAAGTGGTATGTCAACTAAAAGAAGcttggtttttttcttttacttgatcattttttatatttccacTGTCTTGCTAAATGCTGGGCTGTTTCTGGGTTTAGGAGAGCATCGGCCAGCAAGCTAAAGCCATGAGGTCACAGGTGAAGAAAAGCACAGTGAGAGATAAAATCAAGCTGGCTCAGAACTTCCTCACAAAGCTGCGCTTTCTGGCTGAAGAAGTGAGAACATTATGTTACGAATGATTTTGCTTGTTGAACATGCTTGAGTTATTGTGGTCAGTTCTTGTTTAATGTGAACATTCTTACTACAGCCTCAACACAGCGTTCCTGATGTTTTCATATGGATGATAAGTAATGGAAAGCGCATTGCTTATGCACGCGTTCCATCCAAAGACATCCTTTATTCCAGTATAGAGGAGGAGACAGGAAAGGACTGTGGCAAAGTCAAGACAATCTTTCTGAGGGTGAGTTTACACTAAATATAGTAAGATAATCaatcaaaattgtgttttaaattcCCTTTCAACTTTTCCTCATATACTAAAGATCCCTGGTAAGAAAGGTTTTGGGCCTGCTGGCTGGACAGTCCAGTCCAAGATAGAGATTTATCTGTGGCTGGGTCTGACTAGACAGCGCAAAGACTACTTGAAGGGCCTGCCCAATGGATTTGAGGAAAATAAGTTGTCCAAAGGACCTGGCATGCCATGCTCACCCCCCATCAGCCTCACCTACATGAGTAAGATCATCGACAAATTCAGAATTTCTTCTATGTTAACTTTACACTGAAATAAAAGCTAACAgcttcttttatgttttaaacatATAGAATTATGATAATTCACATACACTTTTTTACAAATGTCTGTAAAGGCACGACACATATCAAGTGTAATTTATGGACTTATTGATTCAATTATGAGCGTCTAAATCTGTCTACAGTGAAACAGATCTTCCAGCTGCGGGCCCACATGTACCAAGCTCGCAGCCTGTTTGCTGCTGATAGCACAGGTCTGTCTGATCCCTTTGCAAGAATTTTCTTCTCCACACAAAGCCAGGTCACTGAGGTGAGCTCACTCAACAATCAGTCTAAGATGATTTATTAAATAGCAGATCCCACATcttaatcaaatgttttatcttgttttcAGATTCTTCCTGAGACTCTGTGCCCGACATGGGACCAGCTGCTGGTCTTTGAGAATGTGGAGTTGTTTGGAGAGGCCATCGAACTGAGAGACGACCCTCCTATTATTGTCATTGAACTCTATGATCAAGACACAGTGGTAAGAGTTCTTCTGAAATAGTGATATCTATTCATGTGAGCAAGAAGTCTACCTTTGCACAGGTTAAGTTACCAGATAACAACAGTCTTACCATTCTGCTCCATCCTTATCATTCTCATAATTTAAGAGTCTGCCTGTCttttaattgaaatgtaagAGTTGACATGCCACTTAATGAGTCTAAACCTGTGTCATATCCCCTCAATAAATGTGTTTGTCAATAGCAGCCTGATATGACATATATTTGAAAGAATGCGTTTGCTGACTGACAATTTTATATTTACTCCTGACAATTACACCATTGTTTTGGATGACCCATTGGATAAGTAGAGTGTGGATTCTTATGGCTTGATGTACTGTAGAAGCACTGTAATGTGTGCAGAGAAGATTGTATCAAAAGGCATGCAAGAGGAATAAGATATGTCCATAAGGATAGATTAACTTATACCTGTTGCATTCctttaattgacatttttgtgctttttgtatGTGACCAACAGATAATTTGGACTCTTCATAACCACTAACTGCAAGAgagatttttatattttatttttttaaatgtaatcagTCAATGATTCCTTTTTAACATTAGATGAATACATAATGTCTGTTTTGCAGTTCACTGGTTATTTTAGGTATGTTgcttttgttcatttttcttttatcttcaatgtttttttatattgtctGCCTGGAAACATGAGCATCTCAAGACATGTTTCTTCCTGCTGACACatcaaataattaataattacaccctaagcattttttaaataaagcctTTGTAATATGAACACTGACAGATTGGTCTTTTTAGCCTACCACTGCCATTCTTTCAAATATTCAAAACAGAATTCTTGTTTCAACATTTAAAGATTAATTTACCATTATGCTTCTAGGGTAAAGCAGAATTCATGGGCAGAACATTTGCCAAACCTGTGGTAAAGATGGCGGATGAGCATTATGGTCCCCCACGCTTTCCTCCTCAACTGGAGTACTATCAGATCTACCGTGGGAACTGCACCGCTGGAGAAATGCTGGCAGCCTTTGAACTGCTGCAGGTTAGGCTGCCAGACACACAATCCATCTAGTTGTGAGGGTGCTGTTTACCAAACAAAAGTTATCAGCTCATattgaaataaatgatttttaatactttaattgTATCATCTGTTAGATTGGTCCCAATGGGAAAGCTGACCTGCCTCCCATAGACGGTCCCACAGATATGGAACGTGGCCCAATCCTGCCTGTACCGTTGGGGATCAGACCAGTACTCAGCAAATACAGGATCGAGGTGAAGACTCGTTTCAGCTTTAACTTGACATGGgagatttttttattaacagaAAAGTAAAGTAAACAGCAACAGAATCACTGAGCCACCCTGTCCCTTAGGTTTTATTCTGGGGCTTGAGGGACTTGAAGAGGGTGAATCTGGCCCAGGTGGATCGGCCTCGTGTGGACATTGAATGCGCGGGAAAGGGAGTACAGTCAGCCCTTATCCCAAACTACAAGAAAAACCCCAACTTCAGCACCCTTGTCAAGTGGTTTGAAGTGGTATTTAATGATTTAAATTACTCTattaatatttactgttttactCCCTTTTATTGAATTAAAGTCCTATTTAGATTTCATGCAAATTAGAAAAGAATCATTGAGAAGAATTCAAAAACGGATTCCTGTAAAACTATTCTCCTCAATCAAataattctgtatttttttggtCAGGATTTGCCTGAGAATGAGTTGCTTCACCCGCCACTGAACATCCGGGTGGTGGATTGCAGGGCTTTTGGCCGCTACACTCTGGTTGGCTCCAATGCCGTCACCTCCCTGCGGAAGTTCATCTACAGGGCAAAAGACAAGCAGGCTAACAACTGGTCCACTACAGGTATCATTATTGTCACAACAACATACagtcattaaaatgtaaaagataaagtacagtatttgtttgCCAGTGCACAcatagaaatatatatacataaagaAACACATTCACGTTCTCTGTTTATCTTTCAGAGGAAATAATTGTCGTCAACATAGAACCTGAGTCTGGTTTTAAGAAGATGGACACTGTGGTCAAACTAGATTCTGTAAGTTAAATTTTTTAACAGAAAGCATTTGCACActaaaaaactgataaaagtCACATTATTTGACTTTATGCAATCTGGCTTTCTACCTAGTGTGCTGATACTGTGGTCAAAGTTGAGGTAAGAAAAGTGCTTTAACTTTATTAattaaaatctaaattattttatgttGGTACAAGAAACTCTATAGCTTTATAAACAGCATGTTTAATGCACCTTGTATGAAAAGGATGATGACAAGGAtggaaaggggagaaagaagaagagaaagaagggtGATGAGATTGAAGAGGAGGAACTTGACGAGAGCATGTTGGACTGGTGGTCCAAATATTTTGCCTCCATTGAAACTTTGACAGAGGTGAGTAACAGGAAAACAGAACAGCcatttgagtcttttttttctttactgatTGCAGACATGGATAAGGTTGATCTACAAAGTATGATGGCATCTAAAATTAAATGCTCtttctatttaatttttttttttttaacttgatcAACTCAGATCCTAACTTAAGCATCCTGGGGAAACTGGATCTTGTTTGGGTCTTGATGAATCCATTTGAGAAATGATCTTCTTCTCCTACAGGTTCTCAAGGCTCAAGAAGCTGCTCTTTCAGATTCAGAGGACAAAGATGAGATGGACATTGCAGATGGCGGAGGTAAAACCACTTAAAATAGCAAACAAGACCAGTGTTTTGTTTATCTCATCAATTTCAAAGTTTTATATTATCCAGCATGCTTTCGTGTACCTCTTTGAACCAGGTTAGTGGGGTGGAGGAGCAAATCGGTGATGTTTTGAGTAAAGTcataaaacatacacaaaaactacaaaaaattgACTCAGATGTAAACCTTAGATTATCTAAAGATTCTAAACCTTCTGGCAGAATGCACCCCCTACAAGCAgctgtttattttcttctacAGTGCAGTAGGAAACCTTGTAGCCTAAGATTGCCTTCATGTAGATGCTGACATGAATCCAAATTTCCACATGGggggctttttctctcccatATATGCATATTAGTCATATGCTTGCCATGAAAGTTGTCAATGAAAAATTACAGtgaatcaaaaaaagaaataccgTCAATACCAAGCGCAATTTGATGACAGGATGAGCATTTATTTTAGCGCTACATTTGAAGCATATTTGATTCTGTGCTGTGCCCACCAGGCAGCACAGAATCAACTAtttatagtatgacaaaatatattTGCATGCTAATAGAGTAGTATACACTGCATTCCATTGTGCATAATGCTCAAACGGCTTTATTATAAATGGATAATAATGACGAGAACCAGTCAAGCTTCTCTTTACTGAGCTTTACAGAGACCACGCAGCCTGGAAAATCCTGTTACACCACCAAGTATCCCTTCTGAACTGTATACTCCCAATAGCAGTTCCAATAGCAATAATAGCGTTTGTTGTATACAGTCACAGCTGGTTTTGGCAACTTTCATGTGGAATTCATGTCTCGAGTGCTCTGCTCTTCCAACCACCACCTCCCTCCCCCTCGTCACTCCGTCCTCACTGCTAACCTGTACTCAGATATCAAACTTGATGACTCTCCTGTGAAAGGCACcaagaaaggaaaaggaaagaagaaaaaggagaagcCGGGAATCGATCCATTTGAGAAGAAAAAGCCAAAGCTGGATGAACTAAAGGTATTTCAGATTCAGATTACTTTGTTAGTCCCCAAGGGGCGATTCAGTTTTCCAGCCAACCCCTCCATTAAgagttaaagttaaaaagtgCATTAGCATACAATGtatataatgttaaaaagaaataataaaataaacagtaaataaGTACTGGAGCAGTCACACTTCATCCTGTATACAgatgcttctctctctcccataacacccacacatttacacatgacccaatcattacacacacacacacacacacacaaacacacacacacacacacaaacacacacacacacacgctcacattCACCTGCCAGTGACGGAACAGAGCAGCGGGATGCTAGAACCAGTTTTGTTatagttatgtgtgtgtatgtagctATTCATTTAACAGTCTTGTATGATGTTCATTTAACAGCAGAGGGAATGAATGAATTGACTCAGTACCTACACTAcaactgagagcaattcaaattcaatctgttgtgtgtgtatatacttgTTGGTTGTACATGACATGGTGGGATCAGTATAATCCAGAAAAAGTGCCACACTCATAGAAAAGATAATTCAAAACCGAAATTTTGATAAATTTGTGTTCTCAAACAAGGTGTACCCTAAGGAACTGGAGAGTGAATTTGACAACTTTGAAGACTGGCTCCACAGCTTTAACCTGTACAGGGGAAAAGGTGGTGATGATGAGGACCAAAACATGATGGATGAGGACAGAATTGTTGGAAAATTCAAAGTAAGAAGAAAATGTTTAGAGCACAAAACGTTTAATAATTTACTATTTAGTTATCAACTGTATAAACGGAGCTTGTcatagatttcttttttgtttagcCAGCATAAGACAAGACAGAATGCATTAAATGTTATGGAAGTTATAGGTAACATGTTTTTGACAATATAATTAATGCAATATAACAATTCATTTGTTTGACTGTGTCCCTTTAGGGCTCACTGTGCATGTACAAAGTGTCGGATGACATGCCCAGAGACATGAGCCTCGACTCCAACATGGGAATGTTTCAGAACATTCCTCACAACGATCCCATTAATATTCTTGTCCGCATCTACATCATCAGGGTAGGCTAATTGTTCTACACTTTGAAGATTCAAGGATTTATTGTTGTCATTATACAGTACAGGATTGCACAGTAAAATGTAGCTGTAGTGTTTGAAATTATAGTGCTAATAGAAATGGTTGCTTTTTGGTTATAGTGGATTTGCATTTGACTGAGGATACCACTGTAGATATTTCAGGAGATGCTTATACTATCCATTTCACTCATTAATTATCCAATTTGTCTGGTAGGCAACTGATCTGCATCCAGCTGACATTAATGGGAAAGCTGATCCATACATTGCAATCAAACTGGGGAAGACAGAGATCAAAGACAAAGAGAACTACATCTCAAAACAGCTGAACCCTTTGTTTGGCAAGTAAGTAGAATGCTTTAATTCTGATAAAAGTATCATTACATATATGATCTTATGAAATTTGGACTATAATATGCATGTTTAAAtatgcatgaaaacctcataaatgCAATATTTGTCACCCTGTCAGATCCTTTGATGTAGAGGCCACATTCCCAATGGATTCCACACTCACAGTGTCAATTTATGACTGGGACCTGGTTGGAACAGATGATCTGATTGGAGAAACCAAGCTTGACCTTGAGAACCGTTTCTACAGCAAGCACAGGGCTACATGTGGTGTGGCATGTAACTACGCCATGTAAGAATCAAAGGCCCAACTCCCTGCAGCAGTGTGTGATGGGTTGTGGAAAAATAGTGAaagaatattttattatttaatacacAATAGGAAAAGCATCATGATAACTCAGATAGCATTAGTCAGTAATATCATCAATATGCATTAGTCAGTCACAGAATAGTACATGCAATTGACTTTCAAATATTTTCATAGTTGTATGCTTACACATATGTTTTTAATTGAATGGAGTTTCCTAACCCATTTCATAAGCAATGAGTATGAGTTTATTACATGGTACAGGATCCAGATAAAAGACCATACACTACATAGAAGAAATTACCAATGTCTCCACAGCTGGAATTGGTAGAGTGTAGTACTAAACCTTATGTTTGATAAGCCCAAAATTATTAAATTTTCATTAAGCCGGCAAATAAATGTAAACCTGAGATTTCTTAGACATGTTTGTAAAGTATTGACTCCTGCAGCAAAAAACACTTGCACTTCACCATCTTGGTCTTTTCAAATGGCTGTACTCGATATTCAGGAGAAAAGGAGCTCTGGTATCTGAGACATCTTTGCTTGCATTCAATCTGCATAAGAGAATGTTTGCTTTTGTATACATCATGCAGCATTGTCTTTGAATATCTTCACCTTCGatcattaacacatttttttctgtaataaaatgtccaaaatatgTTACCTTATTACAGACACTAAGTTTATTATCAGACAATTTAAAGTCAGGAAATTTGAGATATTTCTCAGGATCTTATCTATAAATTGCAGTGTTACCATAACTTTATATAATCCATTGTTTATGATGTAACTATAACtgtttttgctctgtttttgtaGCCATGGTTACAATGTGTGGCGGGACCCAATGAAACCCACACAAATCCTGGCTAAGTTGTGTAAGGACGGCAAACTGGATGGGCCTCACTACGGCCCTGCAGGACGAGTGAAGGTGGAGAACCGTGTCTTCATAGCACCGACTGAGCTAGAGGATGAAAACGGTATATGTTCATTTCACTCATACTTCTGTACTAAATTGCACAGACGCAGCAGCTAATTGTCTCAATgtaaagcaaattaaaaagtGTGATTTTAAATTAGTATTAAACCACCATTTGATGATGTTTGTCAGGTTTGAAGAAGCAGACAGATGAACATGTGGCTCTGACCGTATTGAACCACTGGGAGGAAATCCCACGGGTCGGCTGCAAACTTGTCCCAGAACATGTGGAAACCAGACCACTGCACCACCCTGA
Above is a genomic segment from Etheostoma spectabile isolate EspeVRDwgs_2016 chromosome 20, UIUC_Espe_1.0, whole genome shotgun sequence containing:
- the LOC116670329 gene encoding otoferlin isoform X3: MKRSKHRGHKEDRNGDEPAILETEDLDRQGMFMGGGPDPDTVSLASVTAVTTNVSNKRSKPDIKMEPSSGRPVDYQISVTVIEARQLVGLNMDPMVCVEIGEDKKYTSMKESTNCPYYNEYFVFDFHVPPDVMFDKILKLSVIHSKNLLRSGTLVGTFKLDVGTIYSQPEHQFYHKWALLIDPEDISGGCKGYIKCDIAVVAKGDTIKTPHKANESEEDDIEGNLLIPEGVPAERQWARYYLKIYKAEGLPRMNTSIMANVKKAFIGENKDLVDPYVLVQFAGQKGKTSVQKSCYEPIWNEQIVFTEMFPPLCKRMKIQLRDSDKVNDVAIGTHFLDLRTISNDGDKGFLPTLGPAWVNMYGSTRTYTLMDEYQELNEGLGEGVSFRARLLINLGVEILDPSSPDISNSTDVQLEGVSNIAETATGKVEEFFLFGSFLEATMIDRKIGDKPINFEVTIGYYGNEIDGAARPNKKGVKGKDGDEEETELIHNSSEEELDDDGDLTSVATTPPMKPVITDRNYFHLPYFERKPCVYIKSWWQDQRRRLYNANIIDNIADKLEDGLNDVQEIIKTEKTYPERRLRGVLEELSQGCSQFLLLANKDQNSSGRTKLDRERLKLCMSEVESIGQQAKAMRSQVKKSTVRDKIKLAQNFLTKLRFLAEEPQHSVPDVFIWMISNGKRIAYARVPSKDILYSSIEEETGKDCGKVKTIFLRIPGKKGFGPAGWTVQSKIEIYLWLGLTRQRKDYLKGLPNGFEENKLSKGPGMPCSPPISLTYMMKQIFQLRAHMYQARSLFAADSTGLSDPFARIFFSTQSQVTEILPETLCPTWDQLLVFENVELFGEAIELRDDPPIIVIELYDQDTVGKAEFMGRTFAKPVVKMADEHYGPPRFPPQLEYYQIYRGNCTAGEMLAAFELLQIGPNGKADLPPIDGPTDMERGPILPVPLGIRPVLSKYRIEVLFWGLRDLKRVNLAQVDRPRVDIECAGKGVQSALIPNYKKNPNFSTLVKWFEVDLPENELLHPPLNIRVVDCRAFGRYTLVGSNAVTSLRKFIYRAKDKQANNWSTTEEIIVVNIEPESGFKKMDTVVKLDSCADTVVKVEDDDKDGKGRKKKRKKGDEIEEEELDESMLDWWSKYFASIETLTEVLKAQEAALSDSEDKDEMDIADGGDIKLDDSPVKGTKKGKGKKKKEKPGIDPFEKKKPKLDELKVYPKELESEFDNFEDWLHSFNLYRGKGGDDEDQNMMDEDRIVGKFKGSLCMYKVSDDMPRDMSLDSNMGMFQNIPHNDPINILVRIYIIRATDLHPADINGKADPYIAIKLGKTEIKDKENYISKQLNPLFGKSFDVEATFPMDSTLTVSIYDWDLVGTDDLIGETKLDLENRFYSKHRATCGVACNYAIHGYNVWRDPMKPTQILAKLCKDGKLDGPHYGPAGRVKVENRVFIAPTELEDENGLKKQTDEHVALTVLNHWEEIPRVGCKLVPEHVETRPLHHPDKPGIEQGRIEMWVDMFPKDMTAPAPALDISPRKPKKFELRVIIWNTDEVVLEDDDIFTGEKSSDIFVRGWLKGQQEDKQDTDVHYHSITGEGNFNWRFVYPFDYLMAEEKIVISKKESMFAWDETEYKIPARLNLQVWDADHFSADDFLGAIEIDLNRFPRGAKTAKQCTIEMVTNEAEMPMVSIFKQKRIKGWWPFVARNEDDEFELTGKVEAELHLLTGEEAERSPVGEGRNEPDPLEKPNRPDIALLWFLIPFKAAKHLICDQYRWLTIKIVSALLLLAILALFLYNMPGYMVKKMLGA
- the LOC116670329 gene encoding otoferlin isoform X2 — translated: MKRSKHRGHKEDRNGDEPAILETEDLDRQGMFMGGGPDPDTVSLASVTAVTTNVSNKRSKPDIKMEPSSGRPVDYQISVTVIEARQLVGLNMDPMVCVEIGEDKKYTSMKESTNCPYYNEYFVFDFHVPPDVMFDKILKLSVIHSKNLLRSGTLVGTFKLDVGTIYSQPEHQFYHKWALLIDPEDISGGCKGYIKCDIAVVAKGDTIKTPHKANESEEDDIEGNLLIPEGVPAERQWARYYLKIYKAEGLPRMNTSIMANVKKAFIGENKDLVDPYVLVQFAGQKGKTSVQKSCYEPIWNEQIVFTEMFPPLCKRMKIQLRDSDKVNDVAIGTHFLDLRTISNDGDKGFLPTLGPAWVNMYGSTRTYTLMDEYQELNEGLGEGVSFRARLLINLGVEILDPSSPDISNSTDVQLEGVSNIAETATGKVEEFFLFGSFLEATMIDRKIGDKPINFEVTIGYYGNEIDGAARPNKKGVKGKDGDEEETELIHNSSEEELDDDGDLTSVATTPPMKPVITDRNYFHLPYFERKPCVYIKSWWQDQRRRLYNANIIDNIADKLEDGLNDVQEIIKTEKTYPERRLRGVLEELSQGCSQFLLLANKDQNSSGRTKLDRERLKLCMSEVESIGQQAKAMRSQVKKSTVRDKIKLAQNFLTKLRFLAEEPQHSVPDVFIWMISNGKRIAYARVPSKDILYSSIEEETGKDCGKVKTIFLRIPGKKGFGPAGWTVQSKIEIYLWLGLTRQRKDYLKGLPNGFEENKLSKGPGMPCSPPISLTYMMKQIFQLRAHMYQARSLFAADSTGLSDPFARIFFSTQSQVTEILPETLCPTWDQLLVFENVELFGEAIELRDDPPIIVIELYDQDTVGKAEFMGRTFAKPVVKMADEHYGPPRFPPQLEYYQIYRGNCTAGEMLAAFELLQIGPNGKADLPPIDGPTDMERGPILPVPLGIRPVLSKYRIEVLFWGLRDLKRVNLAQVDRPRVDIECAGKGVQSALIPNYKKNPNFSTLVKWFEVDLPENELLHPPLNIRVVDCRAFGRYTLVGSNAVTSLRKFIYRAKDKQANNWSTTEEIIVVNIEPESGFKKMDTVVKLDSCADTVVKVEDDDKDGKGRKKKRKKGDEIEEEELDESMLDWWSKYFASIETLTEVLKAQEAALSDSEDKDEMDIADGGDIKLDDSPVKGTKKGKGKKKKEKPGIDPFEKKKPKLDELKVYPKELESEFDNFEDWLHSFNLYRGKGGDDEDQNMMDEDRIVGKFKGSLCMYKVSDDMPRDMSLDSNMGMFQNIPHNDPINILVRIYIIRATDLHPADINGKADPYIAIKLGKTEIKDKENYISKQLNPLFGKSFDVEATFPMDSTLTVSIYDWDLVGTDDLIGETKLDLENRFYSKHRATCGVACNYAIHGYNVWRDPMKPTQILAKLCKDGKLDGPHYGPAGRVKVENRVFIAPTELEDENGLKKQTDEHVALTVLNHWEEIPRVGCKLVPEHVETRPLHHPDKPGIEQGRIEMWVDMFPKDMTAPAPALDISPRKPKKFELRVIIWNTDEVVLEDDDIFTGEKSSDIFVRGWLKGQQEDKQDTDVHYHSITGEGNFNWRFVYPFDYLMAEEKIVISKKESMFAWDETEYKIPARLNLQVWDADHFSADDFLGAIEIDLNRFPRGAKTAKQCTIEMVTNEAEMPMVSIFKQKRIKGWWPFVARNEDDEFELTGKVEAELHLLTGEEAERSPVGEGRNEPDPLEKPNRPDIALLWFLIPFKAVKNLICNQYLGLTIKIVSALLLLAMLALFLYSMPGYMVKKMMGV